CTGACTGCTGAGATTGCCAGGCGTCAACGAGATCCTGCGGAAGATCGTTTTTATGAAGCCTGGGCGGAATCACTGTTGCAATCAACGTTACTGCAGTTACAGCAGGATTATCTCAAGCGAGGGCGGGTGAATGCATTCCGCGTATTTTACGGTCGAGTTCGGGAAGGATTGTCTAACCCGGAAATCGCGGACTGCCTGAACCTGAAGGTGACGGATGTCGAAAACCACTATAAACGGACGCGGGGGCAGTTTACCGACCGTTTGCGCGGCGGCATTGAAGAGCATGTTCGCAGGTATGGGAATGAGGATGACTTCGCTCAGGAAGTCGCATGGGAGTGGCAGACCCTGGGGGAGTATTTGAAAACGCACGGCGACCTGGAGTCTGTGTTCCGACAGCTTCCCACAGAGTCGGAAGAACTCCGCTGCCGCGAGCGCGAGTCGAAAGCCGATCTCTTACAGCAGCTGACTTCATTCATCGATCGAAAGACAGAACAGCATGACTGACCACCGCGAACGGGACCATGATGAGCCTTACAAGGCAGCCGGACGAACGGCTTCCCGTCTGTCGGATCTGAGTGAGATTGTGGAAGTTCTGCTGGCGGCAGCTACCATGATCCGCGACTGTCACCTGGCAGGCCGCTTGTGTGGATCGATCGATGCTTCCCGGATCATACAGGTTGAAGCGAGGAGTGAATGGCGGGTAACCCCCGCGAAAGAGGAAACGTCCGAGCGAGTGAAGTTCCCCGCTGATGCCACCTGGTATGCTGTCGCAGAGCATGCTGAGTTACAGGTATTACCTCTGGATATTGAAGAGGCGCAACAGTGTGTGGACCAGGCGGGGGTGGAGTTCCCCGTCCGGCTGATTGATAGTTTTGCACTGGGAGAACTCGCCTGTCGAATCGCTGGGGATTGCAGAGTTGCGGATTATCTGCAAAGCCCCCGGGTTCTGCAACGGATTCCGTCTGAACTCCACCCGTTGATCGATCTCGCGCTGGGTTTCGATGCCGATCAGCGTTGTGAGGAGATTGATGATCTGCTGTTTCTGCTGAGAAATATTCAAAAGGCTCTGCAAACGGATACGCAACGCCTGGCTGATGCGAGCGGCCCGGGCAATGAGCCGAAAACCACCGTGGCGGATTCACCTGAATTGCACGCTCGACTGCCATTTGACCAGATTGGTCATTTTCAAATTGTCAGACGGCTCGGTAGTGGGGGAATGGGTGATGTCTACGAGGGTTACGATCAGTCTCTGAAACGCACCGTGGCCGTCAAGGTGCTGCCGCCGGAACTGGGACGGCATGATTCGTTCGTGCAGCGATTCTATTCCGAAGCCGCCAGCGTGGCGAAAATCGTTCATCCCCATATCGTTCAGATCTTTTTCATTGGCGAAGATCTGGGGCAACATTATTTTGCGATGGAATACGTCGAGGGGGAATCTCTGGCAGAACAGCTTTCGTGCGGATGTCTGTCTGTCGCGGCGGCGTTGAATGTCATCGAACAGATTCTGCAGGGACTGGAAGCCGCGCACCGGGCGGGACTGGTTCATCGCGACGTCAAGCCGGGAAACATTCTCCGGGAGCGGGAAACGGACCGTTACCTGCTGGTGGATTTTGGTCTCGTCAAATCACTGAATGATGACAGCGGGCCGACGCTTTCCGGAACCGTCCTGGGAACAATGGATTACATTTCTCCCGAGCAGGGCAGTAGCCGGGGTGTGGATGCCCGTAGTGATCTATATTCGCTGGGAGTCGTGCTTTATGAGTGTCTCAGCGGGAAGCTGCCTTTCACAGCAGACAGTCCGACAGGGATGATCTTTCAGCATGTGTATGAGAGGCCCGTGCCGCTGTCCGAAGTGGCGGGGCCGGTGCCTGCTGCTGTCACGGCGATTGTTTCAAAAATGATGGCTAAGGATCCGGCCCATCGCTATGCGGATGCCCGGGCCATACTGGATGACATCAGGGCCTTCCAGCAGGGAGAGCTGCTCCCTTCGCACGCCGATCAGATCGTCCAGAACGATGCCGATTATTTTTTCAGACCCGTCGCCAGAACTTCGCCTGCTACCGCAGCAACGGCAATTATTTCCGCGCCCGACTTCAGTGATTTTGACGATGAACTGGAAGTGCTGAATCGCGGACCAACGCATCTTGGCGAACGGCTTGTGCAACGTTTCTTCGACTGGTTTGAGGCGAAGTCTCCGCACTGGGCGGAGCAGTTGCAGAATACCCAGATGCAGATCGACCGGGCGATATTGAAGCTGGAGCGGCATCGCGATCACCTGTCGTCTCTGAACCGGGATGCTCAGCTACTGCTCAAGCAATTGCATCGGGACATTAACGCAAAATCACAGATTAGTGCCGACACAGAAAGCGGAGAAGATTTCCTGCTGGAAGAACTGCGTACTGCCTGCGCGGAGCAGGAGGAACAGGCAGAAACGATACAACGGCAGTTGCATCAGGTGAATGCACGACTGGCACAGGTCCGAACGGAACGCGATGTGTTACTGGCGCGGTTGAACAGTGCGGATACCCGCAGGGGCGGGAGCCGTCCTCTCCGCAGACGGAGAGTTGCAGTACTGCTGACGCTGGTGGCAGGTTGCCTGCTGCTGATCTATCTCGTGAGAAATGCTGCTGTCAGCATTCCCGTCTCCGGGCGGTCGGAGTCTGCTGGCAAGGTTTCCCTGGCTTCGCAGACCGGCTCCCGGTTTCAGCGCTGGCCAGTCGGTTCCGGCCCGGAGATTATTATCCCACTGCAAGCCAGGGTGCGTGCGATGGATATTGCTGTTTCCCGGTACGTCGATCAATCCGCTTACACGATAGTCGCTGCACTCGAGAAAAATATATTGCTGAAATATTATTATCGTAAAGGTCTGCAGAATGTTACACAGGACAGATTTGAAGGTGTACCCGCCGGGATCACGGTGGTGACCCTTTCCCCGCAGGCAACTCTTACAGCTGTTGCTGCCGGCGATCACTCGATACGCGTGTTTGAAACGAACAAAAGTGGAAAGGAAGAATACCGCCGACTGGAAGGACACGTGCAGCCGGTCCTCAATATGGCATTTTCAGGAGACGAATCGACGCTGGTTTCGCTGGGGGATGATCGAACCGTCCGTTTCTGGGACATCCGCTCCGGAACGGAGATCCGGCGTTTCGAAGTCGGTCGAAACAGTGCGCAGAAGCTGGCTGCTAATGGAAATCTGAGTCGACTTCTGATTGGAAATCAGATACCCATCGGTGACCCACTGGTGCTGTGGAACTCGTTGGAGTCGCGACCGGAAAAGGTGTTTCCTACCGAAGCAACACCTGCCACGCTGGCGATTTCGACAGATGCACGAATCGCGCTCGCCTTTGCGGCTGGTCGCATAGATGTGTGGAATGCACTGACTGCGGAAAAACTGCGTACTTTCGCTCCCGGGAGCCAGGCAGCAGCATTTGCACCCGAAGTTAACCGTGCGGCAACGCTGGTCAACCGGAGTCTGAAACTCTGGGAGACCACGACAGGGAATCTGGTTGAGACGCAGGATTTACAGATTACATCCAGCAAGCGAGCAAAACTCCTGCTGTCAGAAAATGGGACCTTGGGCGTGGTGGCGACTGATAATAAGACGCTGCATTTTTGCCTGCTGCCCGAGGTCCCTCTTCCTGATGATTTAGTGTATCAGTTTCACGCCAGGACACCGATTCATGCGCTGGATCTTGCACCCGATGGAATCTGGCTGGCGGGTGGCGGAAATGGAATGATCTATGTGTGGAACATGAATCACCCGCCAGCGAGTTTTGAACTGGATTCTCCAAATCAGATTTCGAGTCTGGCATTTTCTCCGAATGGAGAGTACCTCGCATACGGAACGGGACAGGAAGGTGCCAGAACCAATTATGTGGGGGTACGAAAAATGGACTACACCAATCGGATACAGCGATTCCTCAAAAAAACAACCGACTTGAAGAAACTGGAAGGCTTCGAAGGTCCGGTTTCATCCGTCGCCTGGGATCCGAACGGTAAACAGATTCTCGCGGGCAGTCTGAGCGGGCAGATCAAGAGCTGGGTTCCGGAACTGAACCAGGTCAAATCGTCGCTCCAGCTCAAAGTGCCCGTACTGCACTTGAGTCAGTTCAAGGAACGGGCCGGTTGGCTGATGCTCACGGGGGATCACGGGCTGGAACTCTGGAATTACGATCAGACATCGCCGAAAGATGTTCTGCAGACAGCTTATGAGGGGATCGCCTGTGCTGTCTCTGAGAAAGAACAGTTGTTCGCCATTGCCGATCGGAGAGGGTTGATTCATCTGATCTCTGAGGAAGATCAGGGTCAACGGGGAGTCCTGCAGGCTGATTCTGACCTGGTGACGGATCTCTGCTTTGTTCCCGCTTCACACCTGTTGGCGGCCGCATACCGAAGTGGTGCGGTTCGGTTGTGGGATACCCGTGAGCTCAGTGTGGTTAAAGAATATCGTTATGGTGTTTCACCTGCGACGTCGCTGTTAGCGAGTCATGATACCAGGCATCTGATTGCCGCGATGCAGGATGGAAACGTCAATATCTGGAAGCTTCCCTGAACCTGGGAGTGATGATGATGAAACAAAAAACTGGTAGACAGAAAACGCGCAAATGGTGGATCATCGGCAGCGGACTTTTGCTGTTACTGTCCGTGGGAGTCATTCGTGAGTATGGCCTGTTCTCTGCGGCAGCGGAGTATTTCACTGACGCCTCCTTCGAGAGCAAGCTGGACAGAATGAAATCTCAGCCGATAACGCCCGTAGAAATTGACGAAGATGAGGAGCGCGTGCGGCAGTTGATGGAGGAGCGAACCGATTATCGCGGTCGACTTCTGTTTCCACCCACCACGGTTGCCGAAATGAAATACGATCCGGAACTGGTGGCGGGGATTCCCTGGGAGAAGAACTACGAGCCCGTGCCGCTGAACGAGGTCGAAGTTACCTATACCGAGAACCAGTTTCAGCAGGAGCGTGCGGACTGGTATCAGAACCTGTTTTTAACAGAGTATGAGGAGCACGGGGAAAAAGATCCGCGGTGGGATGAGCCGGCGCGGGAATTTCTGAAAGAGGCAGCCCGTTGGGTCTCGATTGCGCGGTTTCGAAAGCACCGCTCACCGAAGTTTTATCCAGACCAGTCTGATGGGCAACTGGCAGAACGGGGCAGAGCGGTCATTGAACTGGGGTGTCGGGATCCTCTGGTTATCAGCCTGGTCATTGAAGCACATGCCGATCAGAAAATGTATGGGGGGATGACCGCGCTGACTCAACAACTGAATAAACTGTATACCCCTGACCGTTACTCGGAAATCGTGAGTTTTCAGATTCTGAAGTCTCTGGTGCTTGTGGGGAAGGGAACCGATAAACGGGAGGCTATGTCGCGCCACTTTCTCAAAGCCATCAAGGACAAGCAGCTGTCTGGTCTCGAAAGACGGATTTATCTGGAAGAGATGGCTATCATCACGGCTCCTGCGCATCAACCGATTCTGGGGCCGTTCATGCTTGCACTGGAAAGTCAGGAAAACGCTGACCCCTGGCTCAAAAGCATGATCCTGGGATCGTTTTACAATCAACTGGGCACGAACGGGAGTACGCTCAGGGAGTACTGGCCTCCCTATACCAAATTCATTCAGACCGACTGGGCAAAAGTGAAATCCGTGTTCATGGGGCATCTGCGTAAATCGTACCGGTTATATCTGCAGGCTTATCAGATGGCACCCGAACTTCCGGAGGCCCCTTTAAAACTTTATCCCATGTCGTACCGGCAGAATCCGCAGATGTTGTACGCAAACATCCTGCTTGATGATGAGGGCGAATTTGAGCGGCTCTCACCGGCGAGTCCGAGATACTGGTTTGATCGTGCCGTCGCAGCCCAGTTCGATTATCGACCCATGTATCGGCTGTACCGTGGTTCGCTGATTCCTCCTCCCACGATCTACGAGAACTGGAAACGTTATCAGCCAGTGCTCCAGTTTGGAATGGAATGCCTCAATTCCGAACGTTTCGATACTCAGGTGCCTTTCGGTTTTCAGGATGCGTTGCAGGCCATAATTGCCGGTCATGAATTTATGCGGGGGCCTGGTGGAGCCCGCAGTCGTGAAGTCTATGGATTTGATGATGTACTACCGCAGATGCAGAGGATGGTCAAAGGATATGCATCCCATTTGAGTGTAGGACAGAAGGACCATTACGAAACATTGCTGGCTGGAATGAACTGGATTCAGGGGCACGAGGAGATCGCCCAAAAGCAGTTTGCGGCTTTGGGAAAGCGTATGAAGCTGGAGGCGCTGCAGGAAGTCTCCCTGAATGTAATGGAACTGAAACGCAGTCAATCT
The genomic region above belongs to Gimesia chilikensis and contains:
- a CDS encoding RNA polymerase sigma factor, giving the protein MKSASLVQDEKGPASVNRFPQTRQTLIQRIATDRQAPEWNTFLDDYWGPVVRFAIRSGNLKIQDAEDITAETFKTLFTADLLSRWLEDRRSRLSTMLCVVVRNLISNRARLQSGREKIMHELKPVLTAEIARRQRDPAEDRFYEAWAESLLQSTLLQLQQDYLKRGRVNAFRVFYGRVREGLSNPEIADCLNLKVTDVENHYKRTRGQFTDRLRGGIEEHVRRYGNEDDFAQEVAWEWQTLGEYLKTHGDLESVFRQLPTESEELRCRERESKADLLQQLTSFIDRKTEQHD
- a CDS encoding protein kinase domain-containing protein — encoded protein: MTDHRERDHDEPYKAAGRTASRLSDLSEIVEVLLAAATMIRDCHLAGRLCGSIDASRIIQVEARSEWRVTPAKEETSERVKFPADATWYAVAEHAELQVLPLDIEEAQQCVDQAGVEFPVRLIDSFALGELACRIAGDCRVADYLQSPRVLQRIPSELHPLIDLALGFDADQRCEEIDDLLFLLRNIQKALQTDTQRLADASGPGNEPKTTVADSPELHARLPFDQIGHFQIVRRLGSGGMGDVYEGYDQSLKRTVAVKVLPPELGRHDSFVQRFYSEAASVAKIVHPHIVQIFFIGEDLGQHYFAMEYVEGESLAEQLSCGCLSVAAALNVIEQILQGLEAAHRAGLVHRDVKPGNILRERETDRYLLVDFGLVKSLNDDSGPTLSGTVLGTMDYISPEQGSSRGVDARSDLYSLGVVLYECLSGKLPFTADSPTGMIFQHVYERPVPLSEVAGPVPAAVTAIVSKMMAKDPAHRYADARAILDDIRAFQQGELLPSHADQIVQNDADYFFRPVARTSPATAATAIISAPDFSDFDDELEVLNRGPTHLGERLVQRFFDWFEAKSPHWAEQLQNTQMQIDRAILKLERHRDHLSSLNRDAQLLLKQLHRDINAKSQISADTESGEDFLLEELRTACAEQEEQAETIQRQLHQVNARLAQVRTERDVLLARLNSADTRRGGSRPLRRRRVAVLLTLVAGCLLLIYLVRNAAVSIPVSGRSESAGKVSLASQTGSRFQRWPVGSGPEIIIPLQARVRAMDIAVSRYVDQSAYTIVAALEKNILLKYYYRKGLQNVTQDRFEGVPAGITVVTLSPQATLTAVAAGDHSIRVFETNKSGKEEYRRLEGHVQPVLNMAFSGDESTLVSLGDDRTVRFWDIRSGTEIRRFEVGRNSAQKLAANGNLSRLLIGNQIPIGDPLVLWNSLESRPEKVFPTEATPATLAISTDARIALAFAAGRIDVWNALTAEKLRTFAPGSQAAAFAPEVNRAATLVNRSLKLWETTTGNLVETQDLQITSSKRAKLLLSENGTLGVVATDNKTLHFCLLPEVPLPDDLVYQFHARTPIHALDLAPDGIWLAGGGNGMIYVWNMNHPPASFELDSPNQISSLAFSPNGEYLAYGTGQEGARTNYVGVRKMDYTNRIQRFLKKTTDLKKLEGFEGPVSSVAWDPNGKQILAGSLSGQIKSWVPELNQVKSSLQLKVPVLHLSQFKERAGWLMLTGDHGLELWNYDQTSPKDVLQTAYEGIACAVSEKEQLFAIADRRGLIHLISEEDQGQRGVLQADSDLVTDLCFVPASHLLAAAYRSGAVRLWDTRELSVVKEYRYGVSPATSLLASHDTRHLIAAMQDGNVNIWKLP